The following are encoded in a window of Kitasatospora fiedleri genomic DNA:
- a CDS encoding SDR family oxidoreductase yields MGYPALNGRTAVVTGAASGIGEAIARQLAADGVRVALLARRADRLAALAAELGPQALAVAADVTDQGSVDAARRLVHDAFGRVDLLVNAAGVMLPNPIGDGRVDEWSRMIDTNLTGALRMIRAFGPDLVAAAAAGATADLVDISSIGADVVFPHYAVYGATKAALTQLSAALRSEYGPRDVRVTNVEPGLTDTELGTHIDNPGLGPDGQLGEMFDAIGALAAADVADLVAYAASRPRHVNLRQLVVLPTRQA; encoded by the coding sequence ATGGGTTACCCCGCACTGAACGGTCGGACCGCGGTCGTCACCGGCGCCGCCAGCGGCATCGGCGAGGCGATCGCCCGGCAGCTGGCCGCGGACGGCGTCCGGGTCGCGCTGCTGGCCCGCCGGGCCGACCGGCTGGCCGCGCTGGCCGCCGAACTCGGGCCGCAGGCGCTCGCGGTGGCCGCCGACGTCACCGACCAGGGCTCGGTCGACGCGGCGCGGCGGCTCGTCCACGACGCCTTCGGCCGGGTCGACCTGCTGGTCAACGCGGCCGGCGTGATGCTGCCGAACCCGATCGGCGACGGCCGGGTCGACGAGTGGTCCCGCATGATCGACACCAACCTGACCGGCGCGCTGCGGATGATCCGCGCCTTCGGCCCCGACCTGGTCGCCGCCGCGGCGGCCGGGGCCACCGCCGACCTGGTCGACATCTCCTCGATCGGCGCGGACGTGGTCTTCCCCCACTACGCGGTCTACGGCGCCACCAAGGCCGCGCTGACCCAGCTCTCGGCCGCCCTGCGCAGCGAGTACGGCCCGCGCGACGTGCGGGTCACCAACGTCGAGCCCGGGCTGACCGACACCGAGCTGGGCACCCACATCGACAACCCGGGGCTGGGCCCGGACGGCCAGCTCGGCGAGATGTTCGACGCGATCGGCGCGCTCGCCGCCGCGGACGTCGCCGACCTGGTCGCCTACGCGGCCAGCCGCCCCCGGCACGTGAACCTGCGCCAGCTGGTGGTGCTGCCCACCCGGCAGGCGTGA
- a CDS encoding GNAT family N-acetyltransferase, protein MTPPPTQSPTQSPTPLLLTPEALDARRDALADLLLDAVAGGASVGFLDRIAHHEAAAWWDGLRPSVAAGTRLLWVVEDAAGRVLGTVSLIREEKPNGRHRAEIAKLLVHRTARGAGLGRRLLAHAERAARDAGTTLLLLDTQTGSPAEHLYRTAGWTAFGTVPAHAATPDGTLADTTYYYKRLDHPAGH, encoded by the coding sequence ATGACCCCGCCCCCGACTCAGAGCCCGACCCAGAGCCCGACCCCGCTGCTGCTCACCCCCGAGGCCCTGGACGCCCGCCGCGACGCCCTCGCCGACCTGCTGCTGGACGCGGTGGCCGGCGGCGCCTCGGTCGGCTTCCTGGACCGCATCGCCCACCACGAGGCGGCCGCCTGGTGGGACGGCCTGCGTCCGTCCGTCGCCGCCGGCACCCGGCTGCTCTGGGTGGTCGAGGACGCCGCCGGGCGGGTCCTGGGCACCGTCTCGTTGATCCGCGAGGAGAAGCCGAACGGCCGCCACCGCGCCGAGATCGCCAAGCTCCTGGTCCACCGCACCGCCCGCGGCGCGGGTCTCGGCCGCCGCCTGCTGGCCCACGCCGAGCGGGCCGCCCGCGACGCCGGCACCACCCTGCTCCTGCTCGACACCCAGACCGGCAGCCCCGCCGAACACCTCTACCGCACCGCCGGCTGGACCGCCTTCGGCACCGTCCCCGCCCACGCCGCCACCCCGGACGGAACGCTCGCCGACACCACCTACTACTACAAGCGCCTCGACCACCCCGCCGGCCACTGA
- a CDS encoding SURF1 family protein: MYRFLLSPRWLVGTVVAVAAIVVCLMLGTWQLDRFESRVSTHQENDRAAAASARADVQPLAAVLPDGAAKVGTDTVGRAVRVTGTYDGAHQLLVPDRTVDGRQGSYVLTPLVTDGGRAVAVVRGWVAGDPGAVPAAPGGQVSVTGRLQAPENSGSGGAVAGGLPAGQLGMISPATLVNVLPYPVYDGWVAADDVQAGLTAVPTVQPQGGDGLSLRAFQNLGYTLEWFVFAGFVVFMWFRLVRREAEAAQDRALGLDPVLD; this comes from the coding sequence GTGTACCGGTTCCTGCTCAGCCCGCGGTGGCTCGTCGGCACGGTCGTCGCGGTGGCGGCGATCGTGGTCTGCCTGATGCTGGGCACCTGGCAGCTGGACCGCTTCGAGTCCCGGGTCTCGACCCATCAGGAGAACGACCGGGCGGCGGCCGCCTCCGCGCGGGCGGACGTGCAGCCGCTGGCGGCGGTGCTGCCGGACGGGGCGGCGAAGGTCGGCACCGACACGGTGGGCCGGGCGGTGCGGGTCACCGGCACGTACGACGGCGCGCACCAACTGCTCGTGCCGGACCGGACGGTGGACGGGCGGCAGGGCTCCTACGTACTGACGCCGCTGGTCACCGACGGGGGCCGGGCGGTGGCGGTGGTGCGCGGTTGGGTGGCGGGCGACCCGGGGGCGGTGCCTGCGGCGCCGGGCGGGCAGGTCAGTGTGACCGGCCGGTTGCAGGCCCCGGAGAACAGCGGCAGCGGTGGCGCGGTGGCGGGCGGCCTGCCCGCCGGGCAGCTCGGCATGATCAGTCCGGCCACCCTGGTGAACGTGCTGCCCTACCCCGTGTACGACGGCTGGGTCGCGGCGGACGACGTCCAGGCCGGGCTGACGGCGGTGCCCACGGTGCAGCCGCAGGGCGGGGACGGACTGAGCCTGCGGGCGTTCCAGAACCTGGGCTACACCCTGGAGTGGTTCGTCTTCGCCGGGTTCGTGGTGTTCATGTGGTTCCGGCTGGTGCGGCGCGAGGCGGAGGCCGCCCAGGACCGGGCCCTCGGACTGGACCCGGTCCTGGACTGA
- a CDS encoding helix-turn-helix transcriptional regulator — MSELGEFLRQRRGRIRPSDVGLPELGRRRRVPGLRREEVAQLAGVSVDYYVRLEQGRGGGVSAEVLDAVARVLRLDGTERGHLHALAHPPRGSSRRPPRQVRPGLRLVLDALATPAFVLGRCMDVPAWNAPADAVLGFSELPPGERNMARHAFLTEAGGRLYRDFERVAAETVAHLRLDAARYPDDPDLAALLAELTAGSPLFAELWARHGVREKASGHKLLRHSRAGELDFGYETLAPPGEPGLLLVVYTVEPGSVTAERLAALTAAVPSGPGPGR; from the coding sequence ATGAGCGAACTGGGGGAGTTCCTGCGGCAGCGCCGGGGCCGTATCCGGCCGTCCGACGTGGGCCTGCCGGAGCTGGGGCGGCGCCGCCGGGTGCCGGGGCTGCGCCGCGAGGAGGTCGCGCAGCTGGCGGGGGTGAGCGTCGACTACTACGTGCGGCTCGAACAGGGCCGGGGCGGCGGCGTCTCCGCGGAGGTGCTGGACGCGGTGGCCCGGGTGCTGCGGCTGGACGGCACCGAGCGCGGCCACCTGCACGCCCTGGCGCACCCGCCGCGCGGGTCGTCCCGGCGGCCGCCCCGGCAGGTCCGGCCGGGGCTGCGGCTGGTGCTGGACGCGCTGGCGACCCCGGCGTTCGTGCTCGGCCGCTGCATGGACGTCCCGGCCTGGAACGCCCCGGCCGACGCGGTGCTCGGGTTCTCCGAACTGCCGCCCGGCGAACGCAACATGGCCCGGCACGCCTTCCTCACCGAGGCCGGCGGGCGGCTCTACCGGGACTTCGAGCGGGTCGCCGCCGAGACCGTCGCCCACCTGCGGCTGGACGCGGCCCGGTACCCCGACGACCCCGACCTGGCCGCGCTGCTGGCCGAACTGACCGCCGGGAGTCCACTGTTCGCCGAGCTGTGGGCCCGGCACGGCGTCCGGGAGAAGGCGTCCGGGCACAAGCTGCTGCGCCACTCGCGGGCCGGGGAGCTGGACTTCGGGTACGAGACGCTGGCCCCGCCCGGCGAGCCGGGGCTGCTGCTGGTCGTCTACACCGTCGAGCCGGGCTCGGTGACCGCCGAGCGGCTGGCGGCGCTCACCGCGGCCGTACCGTCGGGGCCGGGCCCGGGCCGCTGA
- a CDS encoding DUF6197 family protein: MTVPAPPLDRLDARELARELGLVEEIEQYLAGLPGRSGPVVPPVPGAAAPAPYPPGVHGSVRQPWNHGHPLPRRSLLELLARRPARPAEVTVARHLRLTSRYLAEAGWTQGALWDDRGRVCLLGAQTAVLAHGYGSAYTVRRARAQVMEVLHATGRPVPSPDVWNDRPGRRQAEVHALLERARARAHALGI, encoded by the coding sequence GTGACCGTCCCCGCGCCCCCGCTCGACCGGCTCGACGCGCGCGAACTCGCGCGGGAGCTGGGCCTGGTCGAGGAGATCGAGCAGTACCTGGCCGGGCTGCCCGGCCGGTCCGGACCGGTCGTCCCGCCGGTCCCCGGGGCCGCCGCCCCGGCGCCGTACCCGCCCGGCGTCCACGGCAGCGTCCGGCAGCCCTGGAACCACGGGCACCCGCTGCCCCGCCGCTCGCTGCTGGAGCTGCTGGCCCGCCGCCCGGCCCGCCCGGCCGAGGTCACCGTCGCCAGGCACCTGCGGCTGACCTCCCGCTACCTCGCCGAGGCGGGCTGGACGCAGGGCGCGCTCTGGGACGACCGGGGCCGGGTCTGCCTGCTGGGCGCGCAGACCGCCGTCCTGGCGCACGGCTACGGCAGCGCGTACACGGTGCGCCGGGCCCGCGCCCAGGTGATGGAGGTGCTGCACGCCACCGGCCGCCCCGTGCCCTCCCCCGACGTGTGGAACGACCGCCCGGGCCGCCGCCAGGCCGAGGTGCACGCCCTGCTGGAGCGGGCCCGGGCCCGCGCGCACGCCCTCGGGATCTGA
- a CDS encoding helix-turn-helix domain-containing protein encodes MRNEDLPGEEDHRLAARLAALRADRGWSLDELARRSGVSRSTLSRLERAELSPTAAQLGRLCAAYGRTVSRLLAEVEAEPPGLLRAVDQPRWHDPATGFVRRSVSPPHPGLRAELVEGTLPPGAVISYDAPPVPGLEQHLWVLDGELHLELDGTVHHLAAGDCLRYRLHGTSGFHCPGPHPVRYLIALVLP; translated from the coding sequence GTGAGAAACGAAGACCTCCCGGGCGAGGAGGACCACCGCCTGGCCGCCCGGCTCGCCGCCCTGCGCGCCGACCGGGGCTGGTCGCTGGACGAGCTCGCCCGGCGCAGTGGCGTCAGCCGCTCCACGCTGTCCCGGCTGGAGCGTGCCGAGCTCAGCCCCACGGCCGCCCAGCTCGGCCGGCTCTGTGCCGCGTACGGCCGTACCGTCTCCCGACTGCTGGCCGAGGTGGAGGCCGAGCCGCCCGGTCTGCTGCGCGCCGTCGACCAGCCGCGCTGGCACGACCCGGCCACCGGGTTCGTCCGGCGTTCCGTCTCGCCGCCGCACCCGGGGCTACGTGCCGAGCTGGTCGAGGGCACCCTCCCGCCGGGTGCGGTCATCTCCTACGACGCCCCGCCCGTCCCCGGCCTGGAGCAGCACCTGTGGGTACTGGACGGAGAGCTGCACCTGGAGTTGGACGGCACCGTGCACCACCTCGCCGCGGGTGACTGCCTCCGCTACCGCCTGCACGGCACCTCCGGTTTCCACTGCCCCGGCCCCCACCCCGTCCGCTACCTGATCGCCCTGGTGCTGCCATGA
- a CDS encoding GlxA family transcriptional regulator, giving the protein MPTRSVLLVLFDGVQSLDVSGPLEVFHGGGYRVTTASPGGRPVRTSSGLTLLPDTDLDLAAPAHTLLVPGGAGARGEVAPELSARIAALAADARRVVSVCTGTFLLAAAGLLAGRRVTTHWRHCATLAARHPELTVDPEPIYVRDGRFLSSAGVTAGIDLALHLVEEDLGREVALAVARELVVFLRRPGGQAQFSVQLSAQLSERDPVREVQRWITEHPEADLSVEALARRASLSPRQFARVFTADVGVTPGRYVADARLEAARRRLEDTRDGVEQIARACGYGSAEAMRRAFARTLAITPADYRRRTR; this is encoded by the coding sequence ATGCCGACCCGCAGTGTGCTGCTCGTCCTGTTCGACGGGGTGCAGAGCCTCGACGTCAGCGGCCCGTTGGAGGTGTTCCACGGCGGTGGCTACCGCGTCACCACCGCCTCGCCGGGCGGCCGTCCGGTGCGCACCAGCAGCGGTCTCACCCTGCTGCCCGACACCGACCTCGACCTGGCCGCCCCCGCGCACACCCTGCTGGTCCCGGGCGGGGCCGGCGCGCGCGGCGAGGTCGCGCCCGAGCTGTCCGCCCGGATCGCCGCCCTCGCCGCCGACGCCCGGCGGGTGGTCTCGGTCTGCACCGGCACCTTCCTGCTCGCCGCGGCCGGCCTGCTGGCGGGCCGCCGGGTCACCACCCACTGGCGGCACTGCGCGACGCTGGCCGCCCGCCACCCCGAGCTGACCGTCGACCCGGAGCCGATCTACGTCCGGGACGGTCGCTTCCTGTCCTCGGCCGGGGTCACCGCGGGCATCGACCTGGCGCTGCACCTGGTCGAGGAGGACCTCGGCCGGGAGGTCGCGCTGGCGGTGGCCCGGGAGCTGGTGGTGTTCCTGCGCCGCCCCGGGGGCCAGGCCCAGTTCTCGGTCCAGTTGTCGGCGCAGCTCTCCGAACGGGACCCGGTGCGCGAGGTGCAGCGCTGGATCACCGAGCACCCGGAGGCTGACCTGTCGGTGGAGGCGCTGGCCCGCCGCGCCTCGCTGTCGCCGCGCCAGTTCGCCCGGGTCTTCACCGCGGACGTCGGCGTCACCCCCGGCCGCTACGTGGCCGACGCCCGGCTGGAGGCGGCCCGCCGCCGCCTGGAGGACACCCGGGACGGCGTCGAGCAGATCGCCCGGGCCTGCGGCTACGGCTCGGCCGAGGCGATGCGCCGGGCCTTCGCCCGCACCCTGGCCATCACCCCGGCCGACTACCGCCGCCGCACCCGCTGA
- a CDS encoding SigE family RNA polymerase sigma factor encodes MGFAAAAADATGASVDQLTDTYRAHYRSLLRLAALLLDDLSSCEDVVQEAFIRVHAARRRVRDPEKTLAYLRQTVVNLSRSTLRRRLLGLRLLPKPMPDMASAEEGAYDALERDELKAALRGLQRRQREVLVLRYYADLTEAQVAEVLGISIGSVKAYGSRGLAALRVRMEQGDD; translated from the coding sequence ATGGGCTTTGCCGCGGCGGCAGCGGACGCGACCGGGGCCAGCGTCGACCAGCTCACCGACACCTACCGGGCCCACTACCGCTCCCTCCTGAGGCTCGCCGCGCTGCTGCTGGACGACCTGTCCTCCTGCGAGGACGTCGTGCAGGAGGCGTTCATCCGGGTGCACGCCGCCCGGCGCCGGGTCCGCGACCCCGAGAAGACGCTCGCCTACCTGCGGCAGACCGTGGTCAACCTGTCCCGGTCGACCCTGCGCCGCCGCCTGCTCGGCCTCCGGCTGCTGCCCAAGCCCATGCCTGACATGGCCAGTGCAGAAGAGGGGGCTTACGATGCGCTGGAGCGCGACGAACTCAAGGCCGCGCTCCGGGGGTTGCAACGCCGTCAGCGGGAGGTACTGGTGCTGCGCTACTACGCGGACCTGACGGAGGCTCAGGTCGCGGAGGTGCTCGGCATTTCCATCGGCTCGGTGAAGGCGTACGGGTCGCGCGGGCTCGCCGCCCTGCGGGTGCGGATGGAGCAGGGCGATGACTGA
- a CDS encoding S9 family peptidase, translating to MNEQTNVVPEWEQRFRAARVSLPDWADEAPDRALYVSNATGTYEVYAWDRSTDEHRRVTDRPNGTTDAELAPDGQWIWWFDDTDGDEFGVWRRQPFAGGPDQEAVPGVPAAYSAGLALGRDGTVVVGTSTDDEGTTLYLRRPGAAEPEVVYHHAEYGGVGDLSHDSTLLAVDHTEHGDAMHSAIRVLRLADGATVAELDEVTGRAEPRGVACLGFAPAPGDTRLLVAHQRTGRWEPMLWDVAAGTETELRLRDERGRPFPGDLSAQWRPDARSLLIEHEYEARSELFSYDLAAGELTRLDTPRGTVAGATARPDGTVEFLWSSAAEPSAVRSTSGAVVLRAPGPVPPGSVPVEDVWVDGPGGRVHALVQRPSGPGPHPTVFEVHGGPTHHDSDSFAAGPAAWLDHGFAVVRVNYRGSTGYGQAWTDALTERVGLIELEDIGAVRDWAVASGLADPDRLVLSGGSWGGYLTLLGLGTQPDHWTLGLAAVPVADYLTAYDDEMEALKSLDRTLFGGTPEEVPERWRASSPLTYVEQVKAPVYLSAGLNDPRCPIRQIDNYVRRLEELGKVHEVYRYDAGHGSLVVDERIKQLRLEIDFVRRHLAPGTVR from the coding sequence ATGAACGAGCAGACGAACGTCGTTCCGGAGTGGGAGCAGCGGTTCCGGGCGGCGCGGGTCTCCCTGCCCGACTGGGCGGACGAGGCACCCGACCGGGCGCTGTACGTGTCCAACGCGACCGGCACCTACGAGGTGTACGCGTGGGACCGCTCCACCGACGAGCACCGCCGGGTCACCGACCGGCCCAACGGCACCACCGACGCCGAACTCGCCCCCGACGGGCAGTGGATCTGGTGGTTCGACGACACCGACGGCGACGAGTTCGGGGTCTGGCGCCGCCAGCCCTTCGCGGGCGGCCCCGACCAGGAGGCGGTTCCGGGCGTGCCCGCCGCGTACTCGGCGGGCCTGGCGCTCGGCCGCGACGGCACCGTGGTGGTCGGCACCTCCACCGACGACGAGGGCACCACCCTGTACCTGCGCCGCCCGGGCGCCGCCGAGCCCGAGGTGGTCTACCACCACGCCGAGTACGGCGGCGTCGGCGACCTCTCCCACGACAGCACCCTGCTGGCCGTCGACCACACCGAGCACGGCGACGCGATGCACTCGGCGATCCGGGTGCTGCGCCTGGCGGACGGCGCCACCGTCGCCGAGCTCGACGAGGTCACCGGCCGGGCCGAGCCGCGCGGCGTCGCCTGCCTGGGCTTCGCGCCCGCCCCCGGCGACACCCGGCTGCTGGTCGCCCACCAGCGCACCGGCCGCTGGGAGCCGATGCTGTGGGACGTCGCGGCCGGCACCGAGACCGAGCTGCGGCTCCGCGACGAGCGGGGCCGCCCGTTCCCCGGCGACCTGTCCGCGCAGTGGCGGCCGGACGCCCGCTCGCTGCTGATCGAGCACGAGTACGAGGCCCGCTCGGAGCTGTTCTCGTACGACCTGGCGGCCGGCGAGCTGACCAGGCTGGACACCCCGCGCGGCACCGTCGCCGGGGCCACCGCCCGCCCCGACGGCACGGTGGAGTTCCTCTGGTCCTCGGCCGCCGAGCCGTCCGCGGTGCGCTCCACCTCCGGCGCGGTGGTGCTGCGCGCCCCCGGCCCGGTCCCGCCCGGCTCGGTGCCGGTCGAGGACGTCTGGGTGGACGGCCCCGGCGGCCGGGTGCACGCCCTGGTGCAGCGCCCGTCCGGCCCGGGCCCGCACCCCACGGTGTTCGAGGTGCACGGCGGCCCGACCCACCACGACAGCGACTCCTTCGCGGCCGGGCCCGCCGCCTGGCTCGACCACGGCTTCGCCGTCGTCCGGGTCAACTACCGCGGCTCCACCGGCTACGGGCAGGCCTGGACCGACGCCCTCACCGAGCGCGTCGGCCTGATCGAGCTGGAGGACATCGGCGCGGTCCGCGACTGGGCGGTCGCCTCCGGCCTGGCCGACCCGGACCGGCTGGTGCTCTCCGGCGGCTCCTGGGGCGGCTACCTCACCCTGCTCGGCCTCGGCACCCAGCCCGACCACTGGACGCTCGGCCTGGCCGCCGTCCCGGTCGCCGACTACCTCACCGCGTACGACGACGAGATGGAGGCGCTCAAGTCCCTGGACCGGACGCTGTTCGGCGGCACCCCCGAGGAGGTCCCGGAACGCTGGCGCGCCTCCTCCCCGCTGACCTACGTCGAGCAGGTCAAGGCCCCGGTCTACCTCTCGGCCGGCCTCAACGACCCGCGCTGCCCGATCCGGCAGATCGACAACTACGTCCGGAGGCTGGAGGAGCTCGGCAAGGTCCACGAGGTGTACCGCTACGATGCCGGGCACGGTTCGCTGGTCGTCGACGAGCGGATCAAGCAGCTCCGGTTGGAGATCGACTTCGTCCGGCGCCACCTGGCGCCCGGCACCGTCCGGTGA